A part of Olleya sp. Bg11-27 genomic DNA contains:
- a CDS encoding DJ-1/PfpI family protein, whose product MTKLILIITIVMITNISLSAQNKKILFVLSAADTLELNKGQKLRQTGVFLNEFYLAYKSVSENGYTVAFATPNGVVATIDEESINDKYWKELLEIKNEAIEFITKDKSFNNPITLENAIVNQDDYIGIIIPGGQGLMIDLIENKNIPVLLKYFAKENKPTGLICHAPSLILTIPAEENPYIGYKVNSVSPIEEFVIEKFIMKGKPKNRKIARQLRKLGLKYRSGLPKSNFAIKDRNLVTSQNPFSGNSFNILYLEALTEYLEIKKIK is encoded by the coding sequence ATGACAAAACTAATTTTAATTATAACAATTGTAATGATTACGAACATATCACTTTCCGCTCAAAACAAGAAAATTCTTTTTGTTTTGAGTGCAGCAGACACTTTAGAGCTTAATAAAGGACAAAAACTACGACAAACTGGAGTCTTTTTAAATGAATTTTATTTGGCATATAAATCTGTTTCGGAAAATGGATATACTGTGGCATTTGCCACACCTAATGGAGTTGTTGCAACAATTGATGAAGAGAGTATCAATGATAAATATTGGAAAGAACTATTAGAAATTAAGAATGAAGCCATAGAATTTATAACAAAAGACAAGTCATTCAATAACCCAATTACACTTGAAAACGCAATTGTAAATCAAGATGATTATATAGGTATCATTATTCCAGGCGGACAAGGTTTAATGATAGATTTAATAGAAAACAAAAATATTCCTGTTCTTTTAAAATATTTTGCAAAAGAAAACAAACCAACTGGACTTATTTGCCACGCTCCTAGTCTTATTTTGACAATTCCAGCAGAAGAAAATCCTTACATTGGATATAAAGTCAATTCTGTATCTCCTATTGAAGAATTTGTTATAGAAAAATTCATAATGAAAGGAAAACCTAAAAACAGAAAAATAGCTAGACAGTTAAGAAAATTAGGACTGAAATACAGAAGTGGCTTACCAAAATCAAACTTTGCAATAAAGGATAGAAATCTAGTGACTAGTCAAAATCCATTTTCGGGAAATTCTTTTAACATCCTTTATTTAGAAGCGTTAACAGAATATTTAGAAATAAAAAAAATAAAATAA
- a CDS encoding T9SS type A sorting domain-containing protein, with translation MKVMNVIKGVITLVILFSFSSIHAQRIYVSKTGNDANPGTVSQPFKTIAKASAIANPGNTIVIGEGTYEETIKPLRSGTPGNPIVYTSKQGEKVIISAMEALSGWTSDGGSVWKTTVNWDLEQRNFVIRGATVLDLARWPNNTDGDRFTLNSLRNDGGSQDEVSINAFLTDRDIPNWQWSNGGSIMFYGDRPGSGWTTWRAWIKSQSSGRVTFDAVKNQNWIIGSHPPGDFGDYYLEGIKEALDYQNEWYFDASANSLFVQLPGGVKPKDGEVQMARRAVTANLENRDYIHIENLALFGGNVLIKGTGNKLKGVKVLYGSMTRGITPNFNSGINAVDVKGGSVNTIIENSEIGFGDATGIWDSGNATIIRNNYIHDFDFLGSYDAPIMARGGKNSKILRNNISRGGRDGIQIVNKNSEVAWNDISRSNLIADDCALLYTINKGLNMDIHHNWFHDAEGRGELKKAAGIYLDNDAENVRIYRNVVWNVEWTNIQINWNGKDIDIFNNTLVKADGGTMGAWHKAGTAFTNVKVWNNITDTYRTDQGGNQETEGTWEPQSNKQNNLVDQTSFVNFNANNYRLNNGTVAVDAGRVISGYTDSFIGVAPDVGAYEVGDNWIPGPNWDINQGPTGVCYDLPGENCTTTGGEDSVRPDANLANGVYYIQNTTNEMKINSPNGRRVNIAATSENSAKWQITKAGTYYTIKNLRNNEFLEVPYAACNINEKAENLNVNLGTWTSVGGNHQKWGITKVNEDYFLEPLHCEKVVDRNNGNTMHLWPYVAGNTNQNWKIIRVEDACSANMVISNLERTDATNTTITVTFDTFDGVNTYEVRAWPKGQFTGYVNTPTAAAFKAGNFSPITIDGLTAGTEYTVVIRAICATGGTSELTQIDTFTSGPCAVDAEMTSVKKVSETDQSISIGFNQFTGSNTYELRAWPKGQFTGNINSPSATSYASGTSSPITINGLAAGTEYTLVLRAICSQGGASKLMAIDSATSGAVSRNDTTIKTQEDTIVLYPTPLKEGVLTIFLGHATTSKVSILDLQGNTVYRTETNEQHLKIDRSLFGNSGFYFVRIEQQGVFTTKKIIVN, from the coding sequence ATGAAAGTAATGAATGTCATTAAAGGAGTCATAACGTTAGTTATACTCTTTTCATTTAGTAGCATACATGCGCAGCGTATCTATGTTTCGAAAACAGGAAATGATGCCAATCCCGGCACGGTATCTCAACCTTTTAAAACAATAGCAAAAGCATCTGCAATAGCTAATCCGGGAAATACTATTGTTATTGGAGAAGGTACTTATGAAGAAACTATAAAGCCTTTAAGATCAGGAACCCCAGGAAATCCTATTGTTTATACGTCTAAGCAAGGGGAGAAAGTAATTATTTCAGCAATGGAAGCCTTAAGCGGGTGGACTTCTGATGGAGGAAGTGTTTGGAAAACTACTGTTAATTGGGATTTAGAGCAGCGTAACTTTGTAATCAGAGGAGCTACCGTATTAGATTTAGCCAGATGGCCAAATAATACGGATGGAGATCGTTTTACATTAAATTCATTACGTAATGACGGAGGAAGTCAAGATGAGGTCTCTATAAATGCTTTTTTAACAGATAGAGACATTCCAAATTGGCAATGGTCAAATGGAGGGTCTATTATGTTTTATGGAGACCGTCCGGGGTCAGGATGGACAACATGGAGAGCGTGGATAAAAAGTCAATCTTCTGGTAGAGTAACTTTTGATGCGGTTAAAAATCAAAATTGGATTATAGGATCACATCCTCCAGGCGATTTTGGAGATTATTATTTAGAAGGAATAAAAGAAGCTCTAGATTATCAAAATGAATGGTATTTTGACGCTAGTGCAAATTCTCTTTTTGTGCAACTACCAGGTGGCGTAAAACCTAAAGATGGTGAGGTGCAGATGGCAAGAAGAGCGGTGACTGCCAACTTAGAAAATCGTGATTATATACATATTGAAAACCTTGCTTTATTTGGAGGAAATGTTCTTATAAAAGGAACGGGTAATAAATTGAAAGGAGTAAAGGTTTTATATGGAAGTATGACAAGAGGTATTACTCCTAACTTTAATTCTGGTATTAATGCAGTAGATGTTAAAGGAGGTTCTGTAAACACCATTATAGAAAATTCTGAAATAGGTTTTGGAGATGCTACAGGGATTTGGGATTCAGGAAATGCTACCATAATCAGGAATAATTATATTCACGATTTTGACTTTTTAGGTTCTTATGATGCACCAATAATGGCACGAGGAGGAAAGAATTCTAAGATTTTACGTAATAATATTTCTCGTGGCGGTAGAGATGGTATTCAAATAGTAAATAAAAATTCTGAAGTTGCTTGGAATGATATCTCTCGTAGTAATCTTATCGCCGATGACTGTGCTTTACTTTACACCATTAATAAAGGTCTAAATATGGATATTCATCACAATTGGTTTCATGATGCGGAAGGTAGAGGCGAATTAAAGAAAGCTGCAGGGATTTATTTAGACAATGATGCTGAAAATGTTCGTATATATCGTAATGTCGTTTGGAATGTCGAGTGGACAAATATTCAAATTAATTGGAATGGAAAAGATATTGATATTTTTAATAATACGTTAGTCAAAGCAGATGGAGGTACCATGGGAGCTTGGCATAAAGCAGGTACGGCATTTACTAATGTTAAAGTATGGAATAATATTACGGATACTTATAGAACCGATCAAGGTGGGAATCAAGAAACAGAAGGGACTTGGGAACCGCAGTCCAACAAGCAAAATAATCTTGTAGATCAAACCTCTTTTGTGAATTTTAACGCGAATAACTATAGGCTAAATAATGGAACTGTTGCAGTAGATGCAGGTAGAGTTATAAGTGGTTATACGGATAGTTTTATTGGAGTAGCTCCGGATGTAGGGGCTTATGAAGTTGGAGATAATTGGATACCTGGACCAAACTGGGATATTAACCAAGGACCTACAGGTGTTTGTTATGATTTACCAGGTGAAAATTGTACTACTACAGGAGGAGAGGATAGTGTTAGACCGGATGCTAACTTAGCTAATGGAGTCTACTATATTCAAAACACGACTAATGAGATGAAAATTAACAGTCCCAATGGACGTCGTGTAAATATTGCGGCTACTTCAGAAAATAGTGCAAAATGGCAAATTACCAAAGCCGGTACGTATTACACGATTAAAAATCTTAGAAATAATGAATTCTTAGAAGTCCCTTATGCGGCTTGTAATATAAACGAAAAGGCAGAGAATCTTAATGTTAATTTAGGGACGTGGACATCAGTTGGTGGAAATCATCAAAAATGGGGGATTACTAAAGTCAATGAGGATTATTTTTTAGAACCTTTACATTGTGAAAAGGTTGTGGATAGAAATAATGGTAATACCATGCATTTATGGCCATACGTAGCGGGCAATACAAATCAAAATTGGAAAATTATTAGGGTAGAGGATGCTTGTTCTGCTAATATGGTTATTTCTAATTTAGAGCGTACAGATGCAACTAATACGACCATTACAGTGACCTTTGATACATTTGATGGCGTAAATACGTATGAAGTTAGAGCTTGGCCTAAAGGTCAGTTTACAGGATATGTTAATACTCCAACAGCAGCAGCATTCAAAGCTGGTAATTTCTCTCCAATAACTATTGACGGATTAACGGCAGGCACTGAATACACAGTGGTTATACGTGCTATTTGTGCGACAGGAGGCACATCAGAATTAACACAGATTGATACGTTTACATCAGGACCATGTGCTGTGGATGCAGAAATGACTTCAGTGAAAAAAGTGAGTGAAACAGATCAATCCATTTCAATAGGATTTAATCAGTTTACTGGTAGCAATACGTATGAGTTAAGAGCATGGCCTAAAGGTCAGTTTACCGGAAATATAAATAGTCCGAGTGCAACGTCCTATGCAAGTGGTACTTCATCGCCAATAACGATCAATGGTCTAGCTGCAGGCACGGAGTATACGTTAGTTTTACGTGCCATTTGTTCTCAAGGCGGTGCTTCCAAATTAATGGCTATAGATAGTGCTACATCTGGTGCTGTTTCCAGAAATGATACGACCATTAAAACGCAAGAGGATACAATTGTTCTTTATCCAACGCCATTAAAAGAAGGGGTGTTAACTATTTTTTTAGGACACGCGACAACATCAAAAGTAAGTATTCTTGATTTGCAAGGTAATACTGTATATCGCACCGAAACAAATGAACAACATCTTAAAATAGATCGCTCATTATTTGGAAATTCTGGGTTTTATTTTGTCAGAATTGAACAACAAGGTGTTTTTACAACTAAAAAAATTATAGTAAACTAA
- a CDS encoding DUF6705 family protein — MKTIYITITLLLLTTLVKAQNPIIPLYQGNTKNVENAYYKDVDSVHNQYVGTWLFTNGNDSLKIVFRKRTMINIEGYLANYFIDELIGEYQYIENGIEKVNTLENIDQELIGDSDYNLYAYSLMWPNTYPQCDECAVDEKRMVMAINEPSKRHLTGLSDQFVIRRYFDNGIEKLKVWFILSGNGIVLDENTGELSDETGFSLPYGEYTLTKQ; from the coding sequence ATGAAAACAATTTATATAACAATAACTCTATTATTACTAACAACATTAGTTAAAGCTCAAAATCCGATTATTCCTCTTTATCAAGGTAATACTAAAAATGTAGAAAATGCTTATTACAAAGATGTAGATAGTGTACATAATCAATATGTTGGTACTTGGTTATTTACAAATGGAAATGACTCTTTAAAAATAGTATTTAGAAAAAGAACAATGATCAATATTGAAGGTTATTTAGCTAATTATTTTATTGACGAACTAATTGGAGAGTATCAATATATCGAAAATGGAATTGAAAAAGTTAATACTCTTGAAAATATTGATCAAGAATTGATTGGAGATTCTGACTATAATTTATATGCTTACTCATTAATGTGGCCAAACACTTACCCTCAATGTGATGAATGTGCAGTAGATGAAAAAAGAATGGTTATGGCTATAAACGAACCATCTAAAAGACACCTAACAGGTTTAAGTGATCAGTTTGTGATCAGGCGCTATTTTGATAATGGAATTGAAAAATTAAAAGTCTGGTTCATACTAAGTGGCAATGGTATTGTACTAGATGAAAATACAGGTGAGTTATCAGACGAAACTGGATTTAGTTTACCATATGGAGAGTACACTTTAACCAAACAATAA
- a CDS encoding Crp/Fnr family transcriptional regulator, translating into MKDLYNFLSTISPIHENTWNEVKKLFTEHSLKKGAYFLQEGEVAKNFGFLKQGVVRAFYRNNEGVEYNKHFFTQNNMIGGYSSLVTQLPNTINQQALTDCDLLIGNYKKLTDLLDKHQDLERLLRKIAEHYFVDKEKREVEIVLLEANKRYAIFQIEHPQLEQLIPQYHIASYLGITPTQLSRIRAKNSKR; encoded by the coding sequence TTGAAAGACCTCTATAATTTTCTATCTACTATTTCTCCAATTCACGAAAACACTTGGAATGAAGTGAAAAAACTTTTCACAGAACATTCCTTAAAAAAAGGTGCGTATTTTTTACAAGAAGGAGAGGTCGCTAAAAACTTTGGATTTCTTAAACAAGGTGTTGTTAGAGCCTTCTATCGTAATAATGAAGGAGTAGAATATAACAAACATTTCTTCACACAAAATAACATGATTGGTGGTTATTCTTCTCTGGTTACGCAACTCCCAAACACTATAAACCAACAAGCATTAACAGACTGTGATTTACTAATAGGAAACTATAAAAAATTAACTGATTTATTAGACAAACATCAAGATTTAGAAAGACTTTTAAGAAAAATTGCTGAACATTATTTTGTTGATAAAGAAAAAAGAGAAGTAGAAATTGTATTGTTAGAAGCAAACAAACGATATGCTATTTTTCAAATAGAACATCCTCAATTGGAACAATTAATTCCTCAATATCATATTGCCTCTTACCTTGGTATAACACCAACACAACTAAGTCGAATTAGAGCTAAAAATAGCAAGCGCTAG
- a CDS encoding DUF5713 family protein, translating to MELTTKKMVEYSFLKEMYEDQYFPNNLVDKGKDILIKLCNKIETEKPKTLKKLYALTHKATDEFNDLQEEFYENDSEIETVARECIAMDFEFISKSYGFEADTEELIATRDW from the coding sequence ATGGAATTAACGACTAAAAAAATGGTTGAGTATTCATTTTTAAAAGAAATGTATGAAGACCAATATTTCCCAAATAACCTTGTTGATAAAGGCAAAGACATTCTAATTAAATTATGTAATAAAATAGAAACTGAAAAGCCAAAAACTCTTAAAAAATTATATGCTTTGACTCATAAAGCAACGGATGAATTTAACGACCTACAAGAAGAGTTTTACGAAAATGATAGTGAAATAGAAACTGTTGCAAGAGAATGTATTGCAATGGATTTTGAGTTCATCTCTAAATCTTATGGATTTGAAGCTGATACTGAAGAATTAATTGCAACTAGAGATTGGTAA
- a CDS encoding AraC family transcriptional regulator: MNNKYYLTEVDKIPKSIFCYHNAMGKSFIEPHSHDKGQFLYTEGGVVHVKTNNRMYYLPARHYMWIPSGVKHAIYPSSPKVIMRNLYFPIKAKATEFYKTEGIYHINTLLMELLLFTKNWNGDINKSQKNKYPIVHAFKTLLEQSVSQSLALELPHPTDSRLINITNYLSDKIDQEHLLPKLASNFSMTDKSLYRLFKKDLGMSFIKYYTQLRIFKSLEYLANSDYNISQIANMVGYSSLPTFSNTFSKVMGKRPSEYRKSNEIYLD, translated from the coding sequence ATGAACAACAAGTACTATTTAACAGAAGTTGATAAAATTCCGAAAAGCATATTTTGTTATCATAATGCCATGGGTAAATCTTTTATAGAACCCCATAGTCACGACAAAGGTCAATTTTTATATACCGAAGGTGGTGTTGTCCATGTCAAAACCAATAACAGAATGTATTATTTACCTGCAAGACATTATATGTGGATTCCATCAGGAGTAAAACATGCCATCTACCCAAGTTCTCCAAAAGTAATTATGCGAAACTTATATTTTCCTATAAAAGCTAAGGCTACCGAGTTTTATAAAACAGAAGGCATCTACCATATCAATACCCTATTAATGGAGCTATTACTATTCACTAAAAACTGGAATGGTGATATTAACAAATCTCAAAAAAACAAATACCCTATCGTGCATGCCTTTAAAACACTTTTAGAACAAAGCGTCTCACAATCGCTTGCTTTAGAGTTACCACATCCTACGGATAGCAGATTAATAAACATTACTAACTACCTGTCTGATAAAATTGATCAAGAACATTTACTACCAAAACTAGCGTCCAACTTTAGCATGACAGACAAGTCCTTATACCGACTATTTAAAAAAGATTTAGGGATGTCCTTTATTAAATATTACACCCAACTAAGAATATTTAAGTCTTTAGAATATTTAGCAAACTCTGATTACAACATTTCTCAAATCGCCAATATGGTTGGCTATAGCAGTCTCCCAACGTTTAGTAACACGTTTAGCAAGGTTATGGGAAAACGCCCTTCTGAATACAGAAAATCTAACGAGATTTATCTAGACTAG
- a CDS encoding CbrC family protein, with product MELPKFKYSPNAYELDLFDKIDGICSICEEKRSLKYNSSFYSVNKPDYICPWCIVNGKAAEKYDGEFNSYCAIEGVSPDPNDPKPTIPIEQLTEICSKTPSYSSWQQEIWLSHCNEPSAFIGYATSEMITPVLNEVKEDIEKLELPLELFTEGFTRESSDLGAYLFQCQKCKKHRLHIDFT from the coding sequence ATGGAACTTCCGAAATTTAAATACAGTCCGAATGCTTACGAATTAGATTTATTTGATAAAATTGACGGAATATGTTCAATATGTGAAGAGAAAAGAAGTCTGAAATATAACAGTTCATTTTACAGCGTTAATAAGCCTGACTACATATGTCCTTGGTGTATTGTAAATGGCAAAGCTGCTGAGAAATATGACGGAGAATTTAATAGTTATTGCGCAATAGAAGGTGTATCACCAGATCCTAATGACCCAAAACCAACAATTCCGATAGAACAGCTTACTGAAATTTGCTCGAAAACGCCAAGTTACTCATCCTGGCAACAGGAAATATGGTTATCCCATTGTAACGAACCTTCTGCATTCATTGGTTACGCAACAAGTGAAATGATTACACCTGTTTTAAATGAAGTAAAAGAAGACATTGAAAAACTTGAATTACCCCTAGAATTGTTTACCGAAGGATTTACAAGAGAAAGTAGTGATTTGGGAGCGTACCTCTTTCAATGCCAAAAATGTAAAAAACATAGATTACATATTGACTTCACATAA
- a CDS encoding DUF1871 family protein has product MNKEHINKVKVLLTEWNPLGKQSVQITDLNNYDTEATDILRHIKKTNTVERINKIINTVMSEAFRIHLDPFKSKNIAEQIHSILNEK; this is encoded by the coding sequence ATGAACAAAGAACACATAAACAAAGTAAAAGTTTTATTAACTGAATGGAATCCGTTAGGAAAACAATCCGTTCAGATAACCGACTTAAATAACTATGATACTGAAGCGACTGATATACTGCGGCATATAAAAAAGACAAATACAGTTGAGCGGATAAATAAAATAATAAATACTGTTATGAGTGAAGCTTTCAGAATCCATTTGGACCCCTTTAAATCTAAAAATATTGCGGAACAAATACATTCAATTTTAAACGAAAAATAA
- a CDS encoding STAS-like domain-containing protein, with protein MKISVLDIIKSELATNLTDGSVLFEAIKSHKPSEITISFVGVRRISTLFLNESIGQYAMNNATDIQELKFEYPAGKEMFSFKVNDVIENALMGDEYDTLIDNALLSM; from the coding sequence ATGAAAATCAGCGTTTTAGATATTATTAAATCAGAATTAGCTACCAATCTTACAGATGGCAGTGTTCTTTTTGAAGCTATCAAATCACACAAACCTTCAGAGATTACTATTTCATTTGTAGGCGTTAGACGTATTTCAACTTTGTTTCTTAACGAAAGTATTGGTCAATATGCTATGAATAATGCCACAGATATTCAAGAATTAAAGTTTGAGTATCCAGCAGGAAAAGAAATGTTTTCTTTCAAGGTAAATGATGTTATTGAGAATGCCCTAATGGGAGATGAGTACGATACTTTAATCGATAACGCTCTTCTCTCAATGTAA
- a CDS encoding RidA family protein encodes MIGKIMSFTILSILFSCTESENLNTQKNNSMAQEKTSFINPKGLFNPKSNGFSHIVKVPKGKEMYYFSGQWASNIEGKLVSENFEEQVKQTVSNVKTALESAGLSLDDVVKQTVYIVDFTLEKKQILIDVASKEWRVKNFPTSTIVPLPLLATAPNCLIEIEIIAAK; translated from the coding sequence ATGATAGGAAAAATAATGTCGTTTACAATATTGTCAATATTGTTTTCGTGCACGGAATCAGAAAACTTAAACACTCAAAAAAATAATAGTATGGCTCAAGAAAAAACCAGTTTTATCAACCCAAAAGGATTGTTTAATCCTAAGTCCAATGGCTTTTCTCATATTGTTAAAGTTCCAAAAGGAAAAGAAATGTATTATTTCTCAGGTCAATGGGCTTCAAACATAGAAGGTAAATTGGTTTCAGAAAATTTTGAAGAACAAGTAAAACAGACTGTTTCTAATGTCAAAACAGCTCTAGAATCAGCTGGATTATCATTAGATGATGTAGTGAAACAAACTGTTTATATTGTAGATTTTACACTAGAGAAAAAGCAAATTTTGATAGATGTAGCATCTAAAGAATGGAGAGTTAAAAATTTTCCAACCAGTACTATTGTTCCTTTACCTTTATTAGCAACAGCTCCAAATTGTCTTATAGAAATTGAAATTATTGCAGCTAAATAA
- a CDS encoding DUF2071 domain-containing protein: MKIPKIKGIIDRRILINYQIDKEVLENYLPKPFKPKLVNGKGIAGICLIRLKEIRPKGLPKQIGISSENGAHRIAVEWTENGKQKEGVYIPRRDTSSKLNSLAGGTIFPGIHHLANFRVNEKDGNYEVGFISDDKTSLSIKAKETNSWNTESVFENLECISEFFENGSIGYSPDKNDFDGLQLKAYNWKVSLLEVENVKSSFFENESIFPKGSVKFDNALLMKDIEHEWIGLKKIKTAPNTL, encoded by the coding sequence ATGAAAATACCGAAAATAAAAGGAATAATAGACAGACGGATTTTAATCAATTACCAAATTGATAAAGAAGTCTTGGAAAATTATTTACCAAAACCTTTCAAACCTAAATTAGTAAACGGAAAAGGAATTGCGGGAATCTGTTTGATCAGATTAAAAGAAATCAGACCGAAAGGTTTGCCGAAACAAATCGGAATCTCCTCTGAAAATGGAGCTCATAGAATTGCAGTTGAATGGACTGAAAATGGAAAGCAAAAAGAAGGAGTTTACATTCCAAGAAGAGATACTTCTTCTAAATTAAATTCTTTAGCTGGTGGAACTATATTTCCTGGAATTCACCATTTAGCAAATTTTAGAGTAAATGAAAAAGACGGAAACTACGAAGTCGGTTTTATAAGCGATGACAAAACTTCACTATCAATAAAAGCAAAAGAAACAAACTCTTGGAATACTGAAAGTGTATTTGAAAATTTAGAATGTATTTCTGAATTCTTTGAAAATGGTTCTATTGGATATTCGCCTGACAAAAATGACTTTGATGGACTTCAATTAAAAGCATATAATTGGAAAGTATCACTTTTGGAAGTTGAGAATGTAAAATCAAGCTTTTTTGAGAATGAAAGTATTTTCCCGAAAGGTTCTGTCAAATTTGATAATGCATTATTAATGAAAGATATTGAACACGAATGGATTGGACTAAAAAAAATAAAAACTGCACCTAACACACTATAA
- a CDS encoding PIN domain-containing protein: MSYSYSKASSHSINNQENYFLDANMWLKVLAPKNRLSYKDKGYLAFFEKLVNNTKARIIVPALVISEVINRIIREVHYKKHLNAVKKKTPDFVVPENYYKNVFRNTEDYRIAYNLICDDIKSYNTSIDLVNDEFGTTFKFKHVMSNPPTSLDFNDYYYYNLCKKKGYFLVTDDKDFWVEGVEVITMSDTLLNKHIATLIPKNPTK; the protein is encoded by the coding sequence ATGTCTTATTCTTACTCTAAGGCCTCAAGTCATTCTATTAATAATCAAGAGAATTATTTTTTAGATGCTAATATGTGGTTAAAGGTTTTAGCGCCTAAAAACAGATTGTCCTACAAGGACAAAGGTTACTTAGCATTTTTTGAAAAATTAGTAAATAATACAAAAGCCCGAATCATTGTTCCCGCATTAGTTATATCCGAAGTTATCAATAGAATCATTAGAGAAGTTCACTATAAAAAACACCTTAACGCTGTTAAGAAGAAAACGCCAGATTTTGTTGTACCGGAAAATTACTATAAAAATGTTTTTAGAAATACTGAAGATTATCGCATAGCATATAATTTGATATGTGATGACATTAAGAGTTATAACACTTCTATCGATTTAGTTAATGATGAGTTTGGAACTACTTTTAAGTTTAAGCACGTAATGTCTAATCCACCGACAAGTCTTGACTTTAACGATTATTACTATTACAATTTGTGTAAAAAAAAAGGATATTTTTTAGTGACTGATGATAAAGACTTTTGGGTAGAAGGTGTTGAAGTAATAACAATGAGCGATACACTTTTAAATAAACATATTGCTACTTTAATTCCAAAAAATCCCACTAAGTAA